The following proteins come from a genomic window of Alosa alosa isolate M-15738 ecotype Scorff River chromosome 2, AALO_Geno_1.1, whole genome shotgun sequence:
- the ubash3ba gene encoding ubiquitin-associated and SH3 domain-containing protein B isoform X2: MAAKDDLYAKVTPRRQRQTRPGTVKHGSSLDVLLSMGFPKTRALKALVSTGGRNVQAACDWLFSHVDDPFLDDPLPREYVLYLRPSGPLLHQLAHFWQQSRVTCGKNKAHNIFPHITLCQFFMCADAKVEALCEALQTTVGQWKGRFPNPLPLELYTSSNFIGLFVDEQVAEVLKTFALDFANEAAAKADAHVEPHKKQLHVTLAYHFQTNHLSSLEKLAKGIDVTQGCDWLAVLFSRDIRFANHETLRVMYPYAPQNEDELELVPGDFIFMSPVEQGSASEGWVYGTSLGTGLSGLLPENYVSRADECDTWIFHGSHSFLNSTSPTSMGGALGGLLLDGQLDGRLLDDPSPIDPTGLFCQPMQMLRPISNSQSRLPKRTLFVCRHGERMDVVFGKHWISQCFDAKGRYVRSNLNMPASLPARTGGYRDYDKDCSITVFGSTQARLIGEALLESQTGIDFVYCSPSLRCVQTAHHILRGLQQDGKTKIRVEPGLFEWTKWVSGTSLPSWIPPADLAAASLCVDTTYRPHIPISKLGVSESYDTYISRSFQVTREILSDCKNLGNTVLIVAHASSLEACTRQMQGLSPQNSKDFVQVVRKIPYLGFCACEEIGEMGVWQLVDPPILPLTHGPNHTFNWRETLLQD; encoded by the exons GCTGAAAGCATTGGTTTCAACTGGGGGCAGAAATGTACAAGCTGCCTGTGACTG GCTCTTTTCTCATGTGGACGACCCCTTCCTGGACGACCCTCTGCCCAGGGAGTACGTGCTGTACCTGCGGCCCAGCGGGCCCCTGCTCCACCAGCTCGCCCACTTCTGGCAGCAGAGCCGCGTCACGTGCGGCAAGAACAAGGCCCACAACATCTTCCCTCACATCACGCTCTGCCAGTTCTTCATG TGTGCGGACGCCAAGGTGGAGGCGCTGTGCGAGGCGCTGCAGACCACGGTGGGCCAGTGGAAGGGCCGCTTCCCCAACCCACTGCCCCTGGAGCTCTACACCTCCTCCAACTTCATCGGCCTCTTCGTGGACGAGCAGGTGGCCGAGGTGCTTAAGACCTTTGCCTTGGACTTTGCCAACGAGGCGGCGGCAAAAGCAG ACGCCCACGTGGAGCCACATAAGAAGCAGCTTCATGTTACTCTTGCATACCACTTCCAGACCAATCACTTGTCTTCGTTAGAAAAGTTGGCCAAGGGCATCGACGTAACGCAGGGCTGCGATTGGCTAGCCGTGCTCTTCTCCAGGGACATCCGGTTTGCCAATCATGAG ACTCTGCGGGTGATGTACCCGTACGCGCCGCAGAATGAGGACGAGCTGGAGCTGGTGCCGGGGGACTTCATCTTCATGTCGCCCGTGGAGCAGGGCAGTGCAAGCGAGGGCTGGGTCTATGGGACTTCGCTGGGCACGGGGCTGTCTGGCCTGTTGCCTGAAAACTATGTCAGTCGGGCAGATGAGTGTGACACCTGGATCTTCCATGG GTCCCATTCTTTCCTCAACAGTACCTCCCCCACCAGCATGGGGGGTGCTTTAGGCGGTCTGCTTCTAGATGGTCAGCTGGACGGCCGCCTTCTGGACGACCCGAGTCCTATAGACCCCACTGGTCTGTTTTGTCAACCTATGCAG ATGCTTCGGCCAATCAGCAACAGCCAGTCTCGGCTGCCCAAGAGGACCCTGTTTGTGTGTCGCCACGGCGAGAGAATGGACGTGgtgtttgggaaacactggatcTCCCAGTGCTTTGATGCCAAAG GTCGATATGTACGGTCCAATCTTAACATGCCGGCTAGTCTTCCAGCGAGAACTGGTGGCTACAGGGACTACGATAAGGACTGCTCTATCACTGTGTTTGGGTCGACACAGGCTCGCCTCATAG GTGAGGCTCTGCTGGAGAGTCAGACAGGCATAGACTTTGTGTACTGCTCCCCCTCACTGCGTTGTGTGCAAACAGCCCATCACATCCTGCGAG GTCTCCAGCAGGATGGGAAGACTAAGATTCGTGTGGAGCCGGGGCTGTTTGAGTGGACTAAGTGGGTCTCGGGTACCTCCCTGCCTTCCTGGATACCCCCTGCTGACCTGGCAGCTGCCAGCCTGTGTGTGGATACAACGTATAG ACCTCATATACCCATTAGCAAACTTGGTGTGTCCGAGTCCTACGACACGTACATCAGCCGGAGCTTCCAGGTGACTCGGGAGATCCTCAGCGATTGCAAAAACCtcg GAAACACAGTGCTGATAGTGGCCCACGCTTCCTCCCTGGAGGCCTGCACGCGGCAGATGCAGGGCCTCAGCCCCCAGAATTCCAAGGACTTTGTGCAAGTGGTCCGAAAG ATTCCCTACCTGGGCTTCTGCGCGTGCGAGGAGATCGGCGAGATGGGCGTGTGGCAGCTGGTGGACCCGCCCATCCTGCCTCTCACCCACGGGCCCAATCACACCTTCAACTGGCGCGAGACTTTGCTGCAGGACTGA
- the ubash3ba gene encoding ubiquitin-associated and SH3 domain-containing protein B isoform X1 encodes MAAKDDLYAKVTPRRQRQTRPGTVKHGSSLDVLLSMGFPKTRALKALVSTGGRNVQAACDWLFSHVDDPFLDDPLPREYVLYLRPSGPLLHQLAHFWQQSRVTCGKNKAHNIFPHITLCQFFMCADAKVEALCEALQTTVGQWKGRFPNPLPLELYTSSNFIGLFVDEQVAEVLKTFALDFANEAAAKAGGQQELHVGDTDFNDAHVEPHKKQLHVTLAYHFQTNHLSSLEKLAKGIDVTQGCDWLAVLFSRDIRFANHETLRVMYPYAPQNEDELELVPGDFIFMSPVEQGSASEGWVYGTSLGTGLSGLLPENYVSRADECDTWIFHGSHSFLNSTSPTSMGGALGGLLLDGQLDGRLLDDPSPIDPTGLFCQPMQMLRPISNSQSRLPKRTLFVCRHGERMDVVFGKHWISQCFDAKGRYVRSNLNMPASLPARTGGYRDYDKDCSITVFGSTQARLIGEALLESQTGIDFVYCSPSLRCVQTAHHILRGLQQDGKTKIRVEPGLFEWTKWVSGTSLPSWIPPADLAAASLCVDTTYRPHIPISKLGVSESYDTYISRSFQVTREILSDCKNLGNTVLIVAHASSLEACTRQMQGLSPQNSKDFVQVVRKIPYLGFCACEEIGEMGVWQLVDPPILPLTHGPNHTFNWRETLLQD; translated from the exons GCTGAAAGCATTGGTTTCAACTGGGGGCAGAAATGTACAAGCTGCCTGTGACTG GCTCTTTTCTCATGTGGACGACCCCTTCCTGGACGACCCTCTGCCCAGGGAGTACGTGCTGTACCTGCGGCCCAGCGGGCCCCTGCTCCACCAGCTCGCCCACTTCTGGCAGCAGAGCCGCGTCACGTGCGGCAAGAACAAGGCCCACAACATCTTCCCTCACATCACGCTCTGCCAGTTCTTCATG TGTGCGGACGCCAAGGTGGAGGCGCTGTGCGAGGCGCTGCAGACCACGGTGGGCCAGTGGAAGGGCCGCTTCCCCAACCCACTGCCCCTGGAGCTCTACACCTCCTCCAACTTCATCGGCCTCTTCGTGGACGAGCAGGTGGCCGAGGTGCTTAAGACCTTTGCCTTGGACTTTGCCAACGAGGCGGCGGCAAAAGCAGGTGGGCAGCAGGAACTGCATGTGGGAGATACAGACTTCAATG ACGCCCACGTGGAGCCACATAAGAAGCAGCTTCATGTTACTCTTGCATACCACTTCCAGACCAATCACTTGTCTTCGTTAGAAAAGTTGGCCAAGGGCATCGACGTAACGCAGGGCTGCGATTGGCTAGCCGTGCTCTTCTCCAGGGACATCCGGTTTGCCAATCATGAG ACTCTGCGGGTGATGTACCCGTACGCGCCGCAGAATGAGGACGAGCTGGAGCTGGTGCCGGGGGACTTCATCTTCATGTCGCCCGTGGAGCAGGGCAGTGCAAGCGAGGGCTGGGTCTATGGGACTTCGCTGGGCACGGGGCTGTCTGGCCTGTTGCCTGAAAACTATGTCAGTCGGGCAGATGAGTGTGACACCTGGATCTTCCATGG GTCCCATTCTTTCCTCAACAGTACCTCCCCCACCAGCATGGGGGGTGCTTTAGGCGGTCTGCTTCTAGATGGTCAGCTGGACGGCCGCCTTCTGGACGACCCGAGTCCTATAGACCCCACTGGTCTGTTTTGTCAACCTATGCAG ATGCTTCGGCCAATCAGCAACAGCCAGTCTCGGCTGCCCAAGAGGACCCTGTTTGTGTGTCGCCACGGCGAGAGAATGGACGTGgtgtttgggaaacactggatcTCCCAGTGCTTTGATGCCAAAG GTCGATATGTACGGTCCAATCTTAACATGCCGGCTAGTCTTCCAGCGAGAACTGGTGGCTACAGGGACTACGATAAGGACTGCTCTATCACTGTGTTTGGGTCGACACAGGCTCGCCTCATAG GTGAGGCTCTGCTGGAGAGTCAGACAGGCATAGACTTTGTGTACTGCTCCCCCTCACTGCGTTGTGTGCAAACAGCCCATCACATCCTGCGAG GTCTCCAGCAGGATGGGAAGACTAAGATTCGTGTGGAGCCGGGGCTGTTTGAGTGGACTAAGTGGGTCTCGGGTACCTCCCTGCCTTCCTGGATACCCCCTGCTGACCTGGCAGCTGCCAGCCTGTGTGTGGATACAACGTATAG ACCTCATATACCCATTAGCAAACTTGGTGTGTCCGAGTCCTACGACACGTACATCAGCCGGAGCTTCCAGGTGACTCGGGAGATCCTCAGCGATTGCAAAAACCtcg GAAACACAGTGCTGATAGTGGCCCACGCTTCCTCCCTGGAGGCCTGCACGCGGCAGATGCAGGGCCTCAGCCCCCAGAATTCCAAGGACTTTGTGCAAGTGGTCCGAAAG ATTCCCTACCTGGGCTTCTGCGCGTGCGAGGAGATCGGCGAGATGGGCGTGTGGCAGCTGGTGGACCCGCCCATCCTGCCTCTCACCCACGGGCCCAATCACACCTTCAACTGGCGCGAGACTTTGCTGCAGGACTGA